A single Mangrovimonas sp. YM274 DNA region contains:
- the mnmE gene encoding tRNA uridine-5-carboxymethylaminomethyl(34) synthesis GTPase MnmE, whose product MSHNDTIVALATPSGSGAIAVIRLSGPEAISVASGVFRSVSGKELSKQRTHTVHLGHIVDNDKVVDEALVTIFKNPNSYTGEDVIEVSCHGSVYIQQEIIQLFLRRGCRMANAGEFTLRAFLNGKLDLSQAEAVADLISSDNEASHQVAMQQMRGGFSSEIAKLREELLNFASLIELELDFSEEDVEFADRSQFKELVERIVFVLKRLIDSFAVGNVIKNGIPVAIVGEPNVGKSTLLNALLNEERAIVSDIAGTTRDTIEDEISIGGIGFRFIDTAGIRDTKDVVESIGIKKTFEKIEQAQVVIYLFDSTQYQEQSAKFKVELEKIKNKYPQKPLIILANKVDKIDADQQAKMRAEIPEIQMLSAKTGEGVEDLTKNLLDLINTGALRNNETIVTNSRHYDALLKAFEEIQKVKYGLETGLSGDLLAIDIRQALYHFGEITGQVTNDELLGNIFANFCIGK is encoded by the coding sequence ATGTCTCATAATGATACTATAGTAGCTTTGGCTACACCATCAGGAAGTGGCGCTATTGCTGTGATACGTTTGTCTGGTCCAGAAGCCATTAGTGTTGCTTCCGGGGTGTTTAGATCTGTTTCTGGAAAGGAATTGTCCAAACAACGTACCCATACGGTTCATCTAGGTCATATTGTGGACAATGACAAAGTGGTGGATGAAGCTTTGGTAACCATTTTTAAAAACCCGAATTCCTATACGGGAGAGGATGTTATTGAAGTGTCTTGCCATGGTAGTGTCTACATTCAGCAGGAAATCATCCAATTGTTCTTGCGTCGTGGTTGCAGAATGGCCAATGCGGGGGAGTTTACCCTTAGGGCATTTTTAAATGGTAAACTAGATTTGAGCCAAGCAGAAGCTGTAGCCGATTTAATTTCCAGTGACAATGAAGCATCACATCAAGTAGCCATGCAGCAGATGCGCGGTGGGTTTTCTTCGGAAATTGCCAAATTGCGTGAAGAACTGTTAAACTTTGCTTCTTTGATAGAATTGGAATTGGATTTTTCGGAAGAAGATGTAGAGTTTGCCGATAGAAGTCAGTTTAAGGAATTGGTGGAGCGCATTGTTTTTGTATTGAAACGATTGATTGATTCCTTCGCGGTTGGAAATGTCATCAAGAATGGAATTCCTGTAGCCATTGTAGGCGAACCTAACGTTGGAAAGTCTACATTATTGAATGCTCTACTAAATGAAGAGCGTGCCATTGTAAGTGACATTGCAGGAACCACTAGAGACACCATTGAAGATGAAATTTCTATTGGAGGTATCGGTTTTAGGTTTATCGATACGGCCGGAATCCGGGATACTAAAGATGTTGTGGAGAGCATTGGGATTAAAAAGACTTTTGAAAAAATAGAACAGGCCCAAGTGGTAATTTATTTGTTTGATAGTACTCAATACCAAGAACAAAGTGCCAAGTTTAAGGTAGAGCTTGAAAAAATTAAAAACAAATACCCACAAAAACCACTGATTATTTTAGCCAACAAAGTGGATAAAATCGATGCCGACCAACAGGCTAAAATGAGAGCGGAAATTCCTGAAATACAAATGCTGTCTGCCAAGACGGGAGAAGGGGTGGAAGACTTGACCAAAAACCTTCTCGATTTAATTAATACAGGAGCGTTGCGGAATAACGAAACCATCGTTACCAATTCACGCCACTACGACGCCCTGTTAAAAGCTTTTGAGGAAATCCAAAAGGTAAAATACGGTTTGGAAACGGGATTGTCTGGCGATTTGTTGGCGATTGATATACGACAAGCCTTATATCATTTTGGAGAAATAACTGGGCAAGTCACTAATGATGAATTATTAGGAAATATCTTTGCTAATTTCTGTATCGGCAAATAA